In Sphingobacterium sp. PCS056, the following proteins share a genomic window:
- a CDS encoding efflux RND transporter permease subunit yields MNLIRFALRKPISIMVMVLGLLFFGIRAAKEIQVDILPEMNLPVVYVAHSFNGYTPQQMEGYFTKMYVNMMLFTNGIKSIETKNTQGLTLMKVNFYEGTEMGEAIAQLTALSNRSQVFLPHGAPPPFIIRFDASSQPVGQLVFRSETKTNNQLQDIANFTARPFLIAIPGLTTAPPFGGSPRTIEINIDPNKLRVHQLSPEQIVEIISRQNITSPSGNVYIDDINYLTPTNNTLKTVEEFGDIPLFKGQVDNVYLRDVATVKDGADITAGYALIDGKRSVYINVAKSGKASTYDVVQNLKKVIPDIQKNLPDDVTISYEFDQSVYVINAVKSLIIEGVLGALLTGLMVILFLRDKRAALIVILTIPISIISGVLFLKLFGQTINIMSLSGLALAIGILVDESTVTIENIHQHFAMGKTKARAIWDACMEIAFPKLLILLCILAVFAPALVMTGIPGSLFMPLALSIGLSMIISYLMSQTFVPIMANWIMKNNHGTGGESKEKAFDRFKDRYSNLLKRLMEYKRLIVSFSLVLILALAAIMYQFTGKDVLPNVNSSQFQVRITAPEGTRIEKTEEKVKAVLQQLNNLIGKDKIAISSAYIGLHPSSFAVSPIYLYNAGPHEALLQVALKDFKGNSDVLKDEIRAHLKKTMPELKLSFEPIELTEKILSQGANTAIEIRISGMIKKMNAMSANKLMMKLKELDYLRDIKIPQSMNYPALEINIDRNRAAQLGLDAQDISRSLVASTASSRYTSKNMWVGGMMGIAYDVQVQMPQNMLNSQDELANIPLSKNADRPVLGDVATITAVKTLGESYNLGTMGYTTVTANVHQTDLGRAQKDVQAAIDSLGELPKGVTVQVAGMAPVLDNTMKSLSGGLLIAIVVIFLMLTANFQSFKVSLTILTTVPFVIFGSLLLLKLTGSTINMQSYMGIIMAIGVSISNAVLLISNAETLRLENKNAFQSAITATGLRIRPIIMTTLAMTAGMLPMAIGFGEGGDQVSPLGRAIIGGLVASTFSVLIILPLVFAWVMGKSKIQSPSLDPEDENSIHFNN; encoded by the coding sequence ATGAATTTAATCAGATTTGCACTTCGCAAACCAATTTCCATTATGGTTATGGTATTGGGGCTTTTATTCTTCGGGATACGAGCTGCAAAAGAAATACAGGTAGATATTCTACCCGAGATGAACCTACCTGTTGTCTATGTAGCGCATTCATTTAATGGGTATACTCCGCAGCAGATGGAGGGCTATTTTACTAAAATGTATGTCAATATGATGCTTTTTACAAATGGTATAAAAAGTATTGAAACAAAAAATACACAAGGTTTGACCTTAATGAAGGTCAATTTTTACGAAGGAACTGAAATGGGTGAAGCGATCGCACAGCTGACTGCATTATCCAACCGTTCACAAGTGTTTTTGCCTCATGGTGCTCCGCCACCCTTTATTATTCGATTTGATGCCTCTTCTCAGCCGGTGGGGCAATTGGTGTTTCGAAGTGAAACGAAAACGAATAATCAGCTACAGGACATCGCCAATTTTACTGCTCGTCCTTTTCTAATTGCTATACCGGGATTAACCACAGCACCACCATTTGGAGGTAGTCCACGTACTATTGAAATTAATATTGATCCTAATAAATTACGCGTTCATCAGCTCTCACCAGAACAGATCGTGGAAATTATCAGTCGTCAAAATATTACCTCTCCATCTGGAAACGTGTATATAGATGATATCAACTATCTGACGCCGACCAACAATACATTAAAAACAGTTGAGGAGTTTGGTGATATCCCACTATTCAAAGGACAAGTCGATAATGTATACTTGAGAGATGTGGCAACAGTTAAGGATGGTGCCGACATCACTGCAGGATACGCTTTAATAGATGGTAAACGTTCGGTTTATATCAATGTTGCTAAATCGGGGAAAGCATCTACATATGATGTTGTACAAAATCTTAAAAAGGTCATTCCTGATATTCAAAAAAATCTACCAGATGATGTCACCATCTCCTACGAATTTGATCAATCCGTATACGTCATCAATGCGGTGAAAAGTTTGATCATAGAGGGGGTATTGGGTGCCTTGTTAACAGGTTTAATGGTCATTTTATTTTTAAGAGATAAGCGGGCAGCTTTGATTGTTATTTTAACCATTCCAATATCGATTATTTCTGGTGTTTTATTTCTTAAATTATTTGGACAGACTATCAATATCATGAGTCTGTCTGGGTTGGCATTGGCGATTGGTATTTTGGTTGATGAGAGCACGGTAACGATCGAAAATATTCATCAGCACTTTGCCATGGGAAAAACAAAAGCAAGAGCGATCTGGGATGCATGTATGGAGATAGCTTTTCCAAAATTACTGATATTACTTTGTATTCTTGCTGTATTTGCCCCTGCATTGGTTATGACTGGGATACCTGGTTCATTGTTTATGCCATTGGCACTTTCGATTGGTTTATCTATGATTATATCATATCTCATGTCACAGACTTTTGTTCCTATCATGGCTAATTGGATTATGAAAAATAATCATGGGACAGGTGGGGAGAGTAAAGAGAAAGCTTTTGATCGATTTAAAGATCGCTACTCCAATCTGCTAAAAAGGTTAATGGAATATAAAAGGTTGATCGTTTCTTTTAGCCTGGTGCTTATTCTTGCTTTGGCAGCTATCATGTATCAGTTTACAGGCAAAGATGTCCTTCCGAATGTAAACTCGAGCCAGTTTCAAGTTAGGATAACAGCACCTGAGGGAACGAGAATTGAAAAAACGGAAGAAAAAGTAAAGGCGGTATTGCAGCAGCTGAATAACTTGATCGGCAAAGATAAAATAGCAATTTCGTCGGCTTACATAGGGTTGCACCCATCTTCTTTTGCTGTAAGTCCTATTTATCTTTACAATGCTGGTCCACATGAAGCTTTACTTCAGGTAGCATTAAAAGATTTTAAAGGAAATTCGGACGTCCTAAAAGATGAAATAAGAGCTCATCTTAAAAAAACAATGCCAGAACTTAAATTATCATTTGAACCGATCGAACTGACAGAGAAAATTTTAAGTCAAGGTGCAAATACAGCTATTGAGATTCGTATCTCGGGCATGATCAAGAAGATGAATGCTATGTCTGCCAATAAATTGATGATGAAGCTGAAAGAATTGGATTATTTACGTGATATCAAAATACCACAATCTATGAATTATCCGGCTTTAGAAATTAATATTGACAGAAATAGGGCTGCACAGTTGGGCTTAGATGCTCAGGATATTTCCAGATCATTGGTCGCCAGTACAGCCTCTTCTCGCTATACGAGTAAAAATATGTGGGTTGGGGGTATGATGGGAATTGCTTACGATGTACAGGTACAGATGCCACAAAATATGCTCAATAGCCAAGATGAGTTGGCTAATATTCCCTTGTCAAAAAATGCTGATAGACCAGTTTTAGGTGATGTGGCTACTATAACAGCTGTCAAAACATTAGGAGAAAGCTACAATTTGGGAACGATGGGCTATACCACAGTAACAGCCAATGTCCATCAGACAGATTTAGGTCGGGCCCAAAAAGATGTACAGGCTGCGATTGATTCTTTAGGCGAATTGCCCAAAGGTGTCACTGTTCAAGTGGCTGGTATGGCTCCAGTTTTAGATAATACAATGAAGAGCCTGTCAGGTGGATTATTGATCGCTATTGTTGTTATCTTTCTCATGCTAACAGCAAATTTTCAATCATTCAAAGTTTCATTAACCATTTTGACAACTGTGCCATTCGTGATATTTGGTTCTCTGCTGTTGCTGAAATTAACAGGATCTACGATCAATATGCAATCTTATATGGGTATCATCATGGCGATAGGAGTTTCGATTTCCAATGCCGTGTTACTGATCAGTAATGCAGAAACCTTGCGATTAGAAAACAAAAATGCTTTTCAGTCTGCGATTACAGCAACAGGGTTGCGCATTAGACCCATTATTATGACTACGCTAGCAATGACAGCAGGTATGTTGCCCATGGCGATCGGTTTTGGCGAAGGTGGTGATCAAGTTTCACCTTTGGGTAGAGCTATAATAGGCGGATTGGTGGCATCTACATTTTCGGTACTGATCATCCTCCCACTGGTATTTGCTTGGGTAATGGGCAAAAGTAAGATTCAGTCACCATCGCTAGATCCTGAAGATGAGAATAGTATCCATTTTAATAATTAG
- a CDS encoding PAS domain S-box protein has product MNNPPLPHNESERLRALHEYEILDTEIEEDFDRITTIASLVCGAPISLISLIDKDRQWFKSRVGLDVQETSRNLAFCRYVITGDNFLEVYDATEDERFKENELVTADPHIRYYAGFPLIDPNGYALGTLCVIDTIPRMLNDDQKKALSLLRDEAMALIVNRKEKESYKESEQKLKAFFDNSQGLMCTHDLEGNMLTVNDAGAAILGYSRSEIENMSLFDIIPQEAHQNLIGYLHEIVQKGTVKGEMRTATKSGELRIWLFNNILQNKGEKNPYIIGNAVDVTERHYLEKDLKQTQAMLARTGRVARIGGWEYSLLSKELSWSEITKEIHEVPTNYQPDIDKALEFYKANESREKILEAIQKAISKGESWDLELEIITFKGVELWVRALGYAEFEQGTCIRIYGTFQDIDKRKRIEAESAKSKKLLEDVLEATSAVGIISTDTQGIITLFNKGAENILGYHSEEIIGKLSPVIFHKEGEIVSRAKELEEELGFEVKGFRALVEKPEIYGAEQREWTYIRKDGSSLYVSLAVTAIRDIAGIIIGYLCIATDISKIINQREELERAKLLAEQANIAKSEFLANMSHEIRTPLNGIIGFTDLMTRTELDHTQKGYLAIVDQSANLLLSIINDILDFSKIEAGKLELDIERSELYELLEQVTSFLNFQMESKKLELNLNVSPDVPHYVWIDSLRIKQVLMNLLSNATKFTEKGTIELSVEVLFHDDQFSTLRFGVRDTGIGIKVDKQEKIFDAFSQEDTSTTKRYGGTGLGLTISNKLLNMMGSKLQLESTYGVGSLFFFDITLRSLEGESQDWKNLDQIKNVLVVDSDQASRLTLVQKLKLKQINVFHANNGFEVLQLLMAGNRYDVIIIDDKIPIMGGIETIKKIREKLIYSDLDQPIILVFDDFKDDIGKICEELDLHHWMIKPILFENLFKTLSEVQLMAQSQGTTLLKKESVHKYNFKVLIVEDNEFNMLLTATLVRNILPNAEILEAIDGFMGLKLFKENHIDLILMDIQMPEMNGYEVTQEIRNQETGIQIPIIALTAGNVKGEKDKCLAVGMNDFVVKPVIEQTLREIIGKWLKQ; this is encoded by the coding sequence ATGAACAATCCGCCTTTACCCCATAATGAATCGGAGCGACTTCGTGCATTACACGAGTATGAAATATTAGATACAGAGATAGAAGAAGACTTTGATCGCATTACAACGATAGCTTCTTTGGTTTGTGGAGCACCGATTTCACTTATATCATTGATTGACAAAGACAGGCAGTGGTTTAAATCCAGAGTTGGGCTCGATGTGCAAGAAACGTCACGTAACTTAGCATTTTGCAGATATGTTATTACTGGAGATAATTTTTTGGAGGTTTATGATGCTACGGAGGATGAACGTTTTAAAGAAAATGAACTCGTCACGGCTGATCCGCATATCCGTTATTATGCCGGATTTCCTTTAATAGATCCCAATGGCTATGCTTTAGGTACATTGTGTGTAATCGATACAATCCCTAGGATGCTTAATGATGATCAAAAGAAAGCACTTTCACTCTTACGTGATGAGGCAATGGCCCTTATTGTCAACAGAAAAGAAAAAGAAAGTTATAAGGAAAGTGAGCAAAAGTTAAAAGCTTTTTTTGATAATTCTCAGGGGCTGATGTGTACACATGATCTGGAAGGTAATATGCTCACTGTGAATGATGCAGGTGCGGCGATTCTTGGTTATTCCAGATCTGAAATTGAAAACATGTCCTTGTTTGATATTATTCCACAAGAAGCACATCAAAATTTGATAGGCTATCTTCATGAGATTGTTCAAAAAGGTACGGTAAAGGGTGAAATGCGCACTGCTACAAAATCGGGAGAATTGCGTATTTGGCTTTTCAATAATATTCTGCAAAATAAGGGTGAGAAGAACCCCTATATTATAGGTAATGCTGTTGATGTCACCGAGCGACATTATTTAGAGAAGGATTTAAAGCAAACGCAAGCTATGCTGGCTAGGACCGGAAGAGTCGCTCGTATAGGAGGTTGGGAATATAGTCTTTTGAGTAAAGAATTATCTTGGTCCGAAATAACGAAAGAAATACACGAGGTACCTACCAATTATCAACCAGATATTGATAAAGCTCTGGAATTTTATAAAGCTAATGAGAGTCGAGAGAAAATTCTTGAAGCTATTCAAAAAGCAATTTCCAAAGGAGAATCTTGGGATCTGGAATTAGAAATAATTACATTTAAAGGTGTCGAATTGTGGGTGAGAGCGCTTGGCTATGCCGAATTTGAGCAGGGAACTTGTATCCGCATATATGGGACTTTTCAAGATATTGATAAACGTAAGCGGATTGAAGCAGAATCTGCTAAATCAAAAAAATTGCTCGAAGATGTGTTGGAAGCGACTTCAGCTGTTGGTATTATTTCAACCGATACCCAAGGTATAATTACGCTATTTAATAAAGGAGCAGAAAATATACTAGGCTATCATAGTGAAGAAATAATCGGAAAATTGAGTCCGGTAATTTTTCATAAAGAAGGTGAAATTGTATCTCGTGCAAAGGAACTTGAAGAAGAATTAGGTTTCGAGGTGAAGGGGTTTCGTGCTCTTGTCGAAAAACCCGAAATTTATGGAGCAGAGCAAAGGGAGTGGACCTATATTAGAAAAGACGGATCTTCATTGTATGTTTCTTTAGCGGTTACAGCTATCCGGGATATCGCTGGAATTATCATTGGATATCTGTGTATAGCAACTGATATTAGCAAAATCATTAATCAAAGGGAAGAATTAGAACGAGCTAAACTTCTTGCTGAGCAGGCCAATATAGCGAAATCAGAGTTTTTAGCCAATATGAGTCATGAAATCCGAACGCCCTTAAATGGAATTATAGGATTTACAGATCTGATGACCAGAACAGAATTGGATCACACTCAAAAAGGCTACTTAGCAATAGTTGATCAGTCTGCTAATCTTTTATTAAGTATTATCAATGATATTCTAGATTTTTCAAAGATTGAAGCTGGAAAGTTGGAATTAGATATTGAAAGAAGTGAACTTTATGAGCTGCTGGAGCAAGTGACTAGTTTTCTGAATTTTCAGATGGAGTCAAAAAAACTGGAATTAAATTTAAATGTATCTCCAGATGTTCCGCATTATGTTTGGATTGATTCTTTACGTATTAAACAAGTACTGATGAATCTTCTGAGCAATGCGACTAAATTTACGGAAAAAGGAACAATCGAATTGAGTGTAGAAGTTTTATTTCATGATGATCAGTTTTCAACCCTTCGTTTTGGTGTTCGGGACACTGGAATCGGTATAAAAGTCGATAAGCAAGAAAAGATCTTTGACGCATTTTCGCAAGAAGATACTTCCACTACCAAGCGCTATGGCGGAACAGGTTTGGGTCTTACCATATCAAATAAGTTACTGAATATGATGGGTAGCAAACTGCAATTAGAAAGTACTTATGGTGTCGGCAGCTTATTCTTTTTTGATATTACACTTCGATCATTGGAAGGCGAATCACAAGATTGGAAGAATTTAGATCAAATTAAAAATGTTCTGGTTGTTGACAGCGACCAAGCGAGTAGATTAACATTAGTTCAGAAGTTAAAGCTTAAACAGATCAATGTATTTCATGCGAACAATGGATTTGAAGTGTTGCAACTATTGATGGCAGGAAATCGTTACGACGTTATTATCATCGATGATAAAATACCCATTATGGGTGGGATCGAAACAATTAAAAAGATAAGAGAGAAATTGATTTATTCTGACCTAGATCAACCTATTATTTTAGTATTTGATGATTTTAAAGACGATATAGGCAAGATTTGTGAAGAGCTCGATTTACATCATTGGATGATTAAACCTATACTGTTTGAAAATTTGTTTAAAACCTTGTCAGAAGTGCAGCTTATGGCACAGAGTCAAGGAACAACTTTGTTAAAAAAGGAAAGTGTTCATAAATACAATTTTAAAGTGCTCATTGTTGAAGATAATGAATTTAATATGCTTTTAACAGCTACACTTGTTCGAAATATCCTACCAAATGCTGAAATTTTAGAAGCAATAGATGGTTTTATGGGTTTAAAACTTTTTAAAGAAAATCATATAGATTTAATCTTGATGGACATTCAAATGCCAGAAATGAATGGATACGAAGTAACTCAGGAAATAAGAAATCAAGAAACGGGCATACAGATACCAATAATTGCTTTAACGGCAGGAAATGTGAAGGGTGAAAAAGATAAATGTTTGGCAGTAGGCATGAATGATTTTGTTGTGAAGCCAGTTATTGAACAAACATTGCGAGAAATTATTGGTAAATGGCTTAAACAATAG
- a CDS encoding efflux RND transporter periplasmic adaptor subunit has protein sequence MKNLIYIALLASVFIFTGCAYSEKEPKEEKNMEKEAAMMNPFETIAVQKTNPLVILKLAGELLPDQSTELFAKVNSYVKNIRVDIGDRVVAGQVLMTLEALEIQSQVATAKAKLKAQRAVYLATLATYDRMVNANQTEGAIAQDAMDQIAARKLSDQAQLAAAESAYSEIKNIDDYLVIRAPFNGIITDRNVDLGAYVGPMGKSPLLVVQNNQKLRLNISIPEANTPFIKLGDTIQFYVRSQPQHKYFAQISRKSGSLDLKLRSEKVEADFINTNHVLKPFMIAETQIPLQNSEATFFVSKSAIVDSNMGMYVIAVEAGKAKKIPISKGRVMSDRVEVVGDLTENDVILKLGNEEIQEGTPIPNK, from the coding sequence ATGAAAAACTTAATTTATATAGCGCTGCTAGCGTCCGTATTTATTTTTACAGGTTGTGCCTATTCCGAGAAAGAACCTAAAGAGGAAAAGAACATGGAAAAGGAAGCTGCCATGATGAACCCTTTTGAAACTATTGCTGTTCAAAAAACCAATCCTTTGGTCATCTTAAAATTAGCGGGTGAATTGTTGCCAGATCAGAGTACTGAGCTGTTTGCCAAAGTAAACAGTTATGTTAAAAATATACGAGTTGATATTGGTGATCGAGTTGTCGCGGGACAGGTTTTGATGACTTTAGAAGCTCTAGAAATCCAATCTCAAGTCGCTACAGCTAAAGCCAAACTTAAGGCACAACGAGCGGTATACTTGGCTACTTTGGCGACCTATGATCGTATGGTTAACGCTAATCAAACCGAAGGTGCTATTGCACAGGATGCTATGGATCAGATTGCTGCACGAAAGTTGTCGGATCAGGCACAATTGGCAGCAGCAGAATCTGCTTATAGTGAAATTAAAAATATAGACGATTATTTGGTGATCCGTGCTCCATTCAACGGTATAATTACAGATCGAAATGTCGATCTAGGTGCATATGTTGGCCCCATGGGTAAATCGCCTTTATTGGTCGTGCAGAACAATCAAAAATTGAGACTTAATATTTCTATTCCTGAAGCTAATACACCTTTTATCAAGCTTGGTGATACCATTCAATTTTATGTCAGATCACAGCCTCAGCATAAATATTTTGCTCAAATAAGCCGTAAATCGGGTAGTCTAGATCTTAAGTTGCGATCAGAAAAAGTAGAAGCAGATTTTATAAATACAAATCATGTATTGAAGCCTTTTATGATTGCAGAAACTCAGATCCCACTGCAAAATAGCGAAGCGACATTCTTTGTTTCCAAATCTGCTATAGTTGATAGTAATATGGGGATGTATGTGATCGCTGTTGAAGCGGGCAAGGCCAAGAAAATACCTATCAGTAAAGGTCGGGTAATGTCCGATCGGGTAGAGGTAGTCGGTGACTTAACTGAAAATGATGTGATCCTTAAATTGGGTAATGAAGAAATACAGGAGGGTACACCCATTCCAAATAAATAA